One window of Bacillota bacterium genomic DNA carries:
- a CDS encoding IS3 family transposase has translation FYFRSWKDVSINQFIDELDGYLRWYNEERIKMSLGAMSPVAYRRSIGLAV, from the coding sequence TGTTTTATTTCCGGTCATGGAAAGATGTTTCTATAAATCAGTTTATAGATGAACTTGACGGTTATCTCAGGTGGTATAATGAAGAACGAATTAAGATGTCTCTTGGGGCGATGAGCCCAGTAGCATATAGACGAAGCATCGGTTTAGCGGTATAA